In Mustela nigripes isolate SB6536 chromosome 9, MUSNIG.SB6536, whole genome shotgun sequence, the sequence gcagggagcctgcttcctcctctctctctgcctgcctctctgcctacttgtaatctctctctgtcgaataaataaataaaatcttgaaaaaaataaaaaaaaataaaaataaagaagaaaagtcagCATAAAGAGAAACCTTGAAGCAAGGACTGCCCATGAAGTAAGGAGTGGTTACTGAAAAAGCTCACCATctgaggcgcctggatggctcggtgggttaagtgtctgactcttagtttcagctcgggttgtgatcccagggtcctgggatggagccctgcgtcatgCTCCACTACCAGCACGGAGTCTGTTTGATATTCTCtgtccatctccttctgcccctcacatctgtgctctctttcgctctctccctaaaacaaataaataaaatgttttaaaaaataaaataaaaatatggggtgtctgggtggctcagtgggttaaagcctctgccttcagctcaggtcatgatcccagggtcctgggattgagccccacattgggctctctgctcagcagggggcctgcttcctcctctctctctacctgcctctctgcctacttgtgatctctctctgtcaaataaataaaaataaaatcttttttaaaaataataataaaataaaacaaaaataaaaagatcaccATCATcatgattttataatatatattcaaataactaGATAGGATTtagaatatacttttaaataattatatgtaaaaaatttATTGGATGTTCCCTGTTAATAAACAAAGTTATAGAATAGTATAGTTCAGAATTAATCATGcaaggaaatacattttacagATAGCCTGAAGCTTTAAATTCAGTTGTCAGATTAGAACATATCATGCTATATTGAtgttaataaaaccatgaataaattttcacttaaaagacactgaaagaaaggaaatcagatctgagaacatatttataaatactcaGGCAAATGGACAGATACAGTCaacaaaaaagcataaaaattaaggtattgggagtgcctgggtggctcagtgggtttaaagcctctgccttcaactcaggtcatgatctcagggtcctgggattgagccccgcatcatcaggctctctgctcagcagggagcctgcttcctccactctctctgcctgcctctctgcctacttgtgatctctgttaaataaataaatgaaatctttaaaaaagaaaattaaggtatCATATTCAGCCATAAATTATGTCACAGCCACGGTTTTAGGAAGAAGGTTCTGGATACTGGGTGTAGGATCAGGAGGACAAGGACCATctaagagggagggaaagaagctaGAGCAGATCTCCCCTAGGAAAACAGTCCATGGGCCTCAggcaaggcagagaaagagatagaatcCTATGAGATCTCCACCTCGGAGGGGCCACTGGCACCGAAGGTCTGAGCCTCACAGTGGATCTCTGAGGGCAAGGGGTGAGATTAAGATGTCCTAAGTACGGGAGGAAAACTCTCTCAGGCACGTCTTCAAGAACTAAGCAGCCCCAGTATTCTGGACAGGCAACGGACCCAGAAGCTAGTAAGAATCgaaaaatccagaaagaagaggGCAAGATCAGGGATCCGAAGAAGTCAGGCAGCCCTAGGGACACGGTGTGCTTGCTTAAAACAAGGGCTTTAGATTGCAACAGACCTTTTCAAACTCCTGTCTCTGTTACTTGCTTAAGCTACTTAAAATCTTgaggctttgttttcttttctgtgaaatgtaAGCAGCTTTAAAACCTGCCTGGAAAGTCTCTTGTGAGAAATGATTGAGCTAATGCATGTAAattgctgagcagagcccctggCATGCGCTTAGGTATTTTTGTGGGGGGTTTCTTGttatgttttttgggttttggttggtttgttgtttttgtttttttgtgtttttttggcaTATGCTTAGTTCTTAAAAACAAGTACTTGTTGATGGACTGTTGATTATGGATTGAAAGTCTGTCACgctcagagagagaagcaacatGAAATCTCCACAGTGTCTTGAGAGGAGGCTGAACTTGTAAATAGTCAACAGAGGTTAATTAGCCTCATCAGCCAGAttgttttctcttaaaagtgATATTTTCTAACCCTGagtaaggcagagggagatggaaaatacAATGTACAAAATGTCTAAACTCTTCTTTTGGGCTATCGATGAACAGGAATGACACAGCAATGATCTTCCTATGTTGAAAGGTGGGAAGGATGAACAATGAGACAGATTTGGTCTCAGTTTTAGAAGAATCATTGAACAATATGAGGTGTTTTTAAAGGGAATGAGTCACTAGCCACAGTTCCCTGCAGAAGTCAGTACAAAGGAGATTTCTGAATTCAGTGGaactagtggttctcaaacactGATCACATGCCCTCAGCTGTTTCTTCGTATCTAAAAGACACATTTCAGAGGCCCATCTCCTGCAGATTCTAACTCAGGTTATAGGGGCTCTGGGaatctgtgtttattttaacTGTTTGTATAAATGGGATGCACAGTCAAATTTGGAAACCAATCTTCTAGATAACAGCTTCCAATCTTACCTGTGTTGACTAAGTTCAAGAATCTCTGCTATTTCCATGTAACGAAAATGACTAACATTTGAGTGTTGAAGATAATCAATATGTAAACATTAATCAGGCAATAAATATTCACAATCAACCACATATAATGTACTGCCTTAGACATTGAAGTAAAGGCCTAGTAGTACATGGCTGAAATTCAATTTTCTTCCTCAATAACTGGTTTGATTTAATTAGGCACTGAAGAActcagtgaaattttttttaagattttatgtatttatttgatagatcacaagtaggcagagaggcaggcagagagagaggaagggaagcaggctccctgctaggcagacagcccgatgtggggctcaatctcaagaccctgggatcatgatctgagccaaaggcagaggctttaacccactgagccacccaggcgccccaaactcaGTGAATTTTTACCAACTAAATTGTTTAGACCACCTGAATTCATACCTAATTAGTATCTGTTCTGGGGGTTTCTAATTCATGAATGTAGCATATGCTTTGACATATCccccattttcaaaataaaaataattataatttatatgagtttttagaattttaaaatattgcttacCTTTTTAAGTTGAAAATCACCAttatcactttctctctctctctctctcttgctggtCTCACTTCTATTTTCCCTTCCATCTTTGGAGATGTTGGGGGTATACTTTGTAGGTTATGCAACCTTTCAATGCCCTTCCATGGATGTCTTTTGGATTTTGGAACCTGCAAAACAAAACCTGGTCAGTATTGTATTAAACAGACTCACATAAGAGGTAAGTCTCGACACTTACAAAAAAAGTTATTGGAAACGAGTATAGGAAAAATccttttataaaagcaaacattCACCGAACATTTACTGCATGCCAACTGCTGTACTAAGGGCTTTACTGGGTTACATtatacaaacaaaacaatgacGTGAGCTGGATCTTGtcactatccccattttattttatttatttttttaagattttatttacttatttgcaagagagagagaaagtaagagagaaagcaggattggggaggagcaggaggagagggacaagcagactcctccctactgagcacagaacccaccatggggctccatctcaggacagtgcgatcacgacctgagccaaagccacagtcagatgctcaactgactgacccagccacccaggcgccccaaggatcttgtcactattttcattttaaagatgagaaaccTGAGGCTTAGGAAGATTCAGAAATGTGCATGATGTTTCGCAGGCGGTAAGCATTGAAGCCAGGATGCAAATGCACATACTCCGATTCCAGAGCCAGGGCTCCTAGAGAATGTACGAATTGCTCCATGGATACCACGCCTAGAAGCCAGTCTCGTCTGCACGGGTTAAAGAGTAAATGCAAAGATCAGAAGGATGAAAATGTtaggagaaaatcctgaagaaagTATCTGAAGTTCGAAAGAGAAGAGGCCTCTTGAAAATCCAAAAGACAGATTGTAAAGGAAATGACCAACAAATTTGAAGACTTCGATatcttataaaatttattaaatgaatgacaaccccaaaatttgaaagacaaaaagCTGCTCAATCCATCagtaaatatcaaagaaatacaaaattacagaaatacatattttttgacCCATCAgatgataaaaattagaaaagcttTGTAATATCATGGGTTAGTGACAATATGGAGACATGAGAACTCTCGTACATTTCCGGTGAAAATTTAGATTAgttcagtatttcttttaaagatttatttatttacttatttgagaaagagcgtgGACACACCAGcaaggaaagggacagaaggagaaggagagagagagtcctccagcagactctctgctgagcatagtctgacgcggggctccatcttaggacccttgagatcaagatctgagttaaagccaagagtcagacgctcaaccccctgagccaccctgatgcccctagtacagcatttttttttttagacaatttGGGAATTTCCACTGAACTTTTAAATGAATGCAGCCTTCTACAAAGTAATTCTATTTCTCATTATCTATTGCACAGAAATATTTCACACATGACACAAAAAGCCATGTTCTCAGGGTTATCCCTGGAGTATTATACTTAATAATAAAGTAACGGAAATGACCTAAGTGATTGTCTATAGAAGAGTGTTAATTTAAACTATGATGTGTATTCAGGCCATGGAATGCTATGCAACGTTTAGAATGAACTAGATCCCTTCGTGAACATgggaaaaatctcaaaaacattgcTGAGCAGAAGAAAAGTCAGTTGCTAAACAGTAGGTATGGCATCCCAGTTATGAATAAAAACCTCCATGAGGCAAAATTCTAAATTCCTGAATGGAATTGGAAGGAGAGAACAGAAGTTAGAGGAGATCAAAGTTAGTAAGGAGAGACAGGAACTTGGGGATCCCGTGGGATGGGTTTTGTTATTAAGAAggttatttgaggggcacctgggtggctcagttggttgagcggctgccttcgactcaggtcatgatcccagcgtcctgggatcaagtcccacatcaggctccttgctcggcagggagcctgcttctccctctgcctctagcctgccactctgtctgcctgtgcttgcgctctgtctctctctctctctaacaaataaataaaatctttaaaaaaaaaaaaaaaggttatttgaGTTTATTCAGCTTGTCTAGCCTGTGGCCTCTTTCTAAGCCTGCCACCCCCCCAACTTTCCCTCAGGCTCCCACCTCTGCCAGTCAGAGCCTCTTCCTTGTGGAATGGGAAAGGGGCCAAGGCCCCCTGGAGCCCTGAGATGCTCACGTGACTGCTCTTCTCTCCCTAAATAAGGACAGACTGTTACCGAGGCAGTGTAACTTCAAGACAAGTACTGAAGGCAGTCTAGTCTGCACAGAAAAAAGAGTCTGGGAGCTGACCTGGCCAATTAGTGACCATAGTTCTCGGTGCATCAAGGACCTGGTTTGACTAGTGGTGTGGGCGGAGCCGTTTCCTAACTTGGAAATTTTATtgtgaaacaaacagaaatggaaCTTAACACTTTTGATGGCTTTCTGCATAGGGTTGCTCAACTTGGACACTACTGACCCTTTGGCAGGATAATTCTTTGTTACGTACAGGAGGGTGTTTAGcacatctctggcctctacccaccacCTGCCAGTAATATCTTCCAAGTtggaacaacagaaatgtttCTGGGCTTTATCTAATGTCCTGGGGTGGGAGGCAAAGCTGCGGGTTTCGCTCCAGCTGGGGGACTGCTGCTCTCCCAAGTTTCCGACCATCTTGTGTTTGGCTGCCTCTGGGGAACTGCCCCTCCGTGTTCTCCCTCCAGGCCGGCGAAGCTGGGGGTGTGAGGATTACAGGACAGTACTGTCCCTTACTTTACACTTGTGTGTATTTTTCACCTTGTCTGCAGCAGCACGCATTCCTTCTGTAATCAGGAGAAAACTAAGTGAGGTCAAGGACACGCGTCCATTTCTGAGAAGCACTTAAACATCTAAACAACCCCTTCTACGGATTCAGCCCTTTGAGTAACTCATGACCTGGGTTAAGCTGGAGAATGAGGACGGGACCTTCCCAGCAGCTAATGCTTCAGAAAGTCCCACACAGTCAGTGGCAGCTGCATGGCTTTTACCATCTGAGTTtgaaagctgttttgttttgaaatttcaaaGCTTTTGTATTGCAGTGTACCCATCCAGAACACACTTAGGTGGGAGTTCTTAAAGGCAAAATGTGTCTTGATaaacctagaatttttttttaatcttttttttaattttattttattttatttttttttttgacagacagacatcacaagcaggcagagaggcaggcagagagagaggaaggaaagcagactccctgctgagcgagagcccgatgtggggcttgatcccaggacgatcatgacctgagctgaaggcagagatttcaacccactgagccacccaggcacccccataaacctagaattttttctttgcctttttttttttttaacctgttagTTACTTAAAGCCAGGCAGACTGGACCTCACAccccacctctttttttctttttttttttccccactaagcTCTACAGccatcgtggggcttgaactcatggccccgagagagagtcacatgctctactgactgagccaactccTCCTTCTTGTGTTTCCTTTAGGAGGAATTCAGTGGTATTCCATTTCGGGCTGCACAGACACCCAAGATGACTGCTTCAAGAAGAGCAAAATGTCTTCTGGAATGAGAGCTACCTACTGTTGCCAGCGTCCCCTGTGCAATTTCTGAGCCAGTGGCGCATTTCCAAGTTGCCCGATGGATCAGCCCATCCCCCCACATCTCACCTGCTGACCACAAGACAACAAGCTACCATCTGCAACACCTCAGACCTTTGCGGGTCATGCAAGTTGTGGTGTGAAAAAAACTCTGATGATTTTCAAGGTGCCTCactccttctcccccactccaaactccttccagaaacatcctttccaacaccatgtctctcctctttctgcttaATTCCCCTTCCGGTGATTTCAAAGCTACCAAGAAGGAAAAGTGTAATTCCTTGAGTCAAATTATGCACACTGTCTCTAGTTAACtagttttcttaaagatttccaCATTCCAAAATACGGTTATGAATGAATTGTACCCCAAGACGCCAGGAGACCTGAAAGTGTTCATTTGGTTTCCAAAGCAAACTGCCTGGCTCTTTGGGGGGGTAACTTAGGGCACAGGACAAAGTGCTTTTACCATAATGAAAATAAGCCACAACTAAGCAAACCAGGCCTCTGAGAACTATGAATCCAAATGGCAAAGAGCTCAGGCCAGGGCAAGTGGTGGCATTTCTATCTCCCATCTGCATTAGGATTTGTCCAAATTCTGGATTTCCATACCTTAACCACACATAAGTGCTTTGGCTCATCTAACTCGGAGTTGAAGCAATTCACTTTAAGCAGGGGAACAAATTCGCCTCCACAAGGAATTTTAGGGGGTTCCAAGTACACTTGGACTGATGCTCAATTATTCTCATTCAGGTCCCCACTTATGCAACAGCCAGATTACtgtgtttcaaatttttaagttgtttttctctgtgttgtcAGGAGTTTGAGAAATCCATatggtaaataaaaaaatctcaacaaaatcttctttttttgtcttcttctcaGAACCTAAAAGAACATCTCACATACATGGGCcctcaataattatttttctataaagtttgaagaaaaactagagttctttaaaaaaaaaaaaaaagtccaaggaAACAAAACATTTCCCTCCACACTCATTTCAGCTATATTTCTTAGACCATATTTATGAACTTACTAAGGAGAAAGTTTCTTCATCCTAAGATTTAAATCCACTTGTCATTATTCACTGTCACTTTATGCATTAGCCCCGTCGTTAAACAATCAATGAACTTCGTGAAGATACTTCTAATTctgttgtggttttttaaaagattttatttatttatttgtgagagagagagagtgcgcttgagaggggagaaggtcagagcgagaagcagacttgccatgGAGCTGCgaacctgatgtgggattcgatcctgggactccaggatcatgacctgagccgaaggcagttgcctgaccagctgagccacccaggtgccctctattgtttttttaaacatacattatTTACCAATATCACAGGGAAATATGACAAGATCGGACAGTGACTAATTCCATAGGCTTCTCTAACTTAATTTGAAGAGAACAAGGAGCCTGGACTCCTGCTGACCTTTGCAAGACACCTTGGTGTGTCTGCACCTCATTCTCCTCCtatataaaatgaagaagatCGATCACATAATCTCTCAGATCTCTTTAGGTCCTAGTATTTTATGGCTTGACATTGATCGCTCTTTGGTGTTGTTaggttaaaaataagaattaatgcTGAATATCTAGAAGATAGACCCTGGTTATATGATCAATGCTCTCCGCGCTCTGTGTAATCCAGGAAAATTAGAGGAGAAATCCAAGTCGTGACAAACAGTGACCACCACTGAAGCAGTTTACTACCTGCATGACAACTTGACCTAAAAGTcacagaataaaaacaattttcacaTCCCTGATGTGGTTTGCTGAACAATGCCTCCCCGTGAAGATGTCCACATTCTAATCCCTGGAAGCTGTGAATATGTTACTTaacatggcaaaagggattttgtaGATGTGCCTAAAGATTTCGAAGTTAGGAAATTTTCCTGGATTTGGCTAGGtaggcccagtgtaatcacaagtgTCTTTgtaagagagggaagcaggaaggtCAAAGGGGAATTTGAAGATGATACatgctggctttgaagacagaaaaaaggggtcacaagccaaggaaagtGGACAACctctagaaactgaaaaaaaggcaagaaaatggattcttccctagagttTCAAGAAGGAACAAAGGCCTGCAGACACATTTTAGACCTCTAACACCCATAATTTTAAGATAACTTGGCTTTAAGAAAAATCAGATGCAACCGACCTATAACATACTAGTTTCAGATGTTGAacataattatttgatatttgtatgCATTATAAAATGGTCACCCccataagtttagttaacatccatcactacaCAGTTACaaaaaatttgctttcttttttttttttttttcttaagatttcatttatttatttgagagagacagagagtaagcACTAGCAGGGGaggacaggtagagggagagggagcagggagctggactgggggcagggggcgtgctccatgcggggctcgatcccaggatctcagggttacgacctgagctgaaggcagatgcttaactgattgagccactagGAGCCCCACATTTGCTCTCTTTTAACATAATCTGTCATAGCAGTCATGGGAAACAAATACACTTGATCGTGCAAGGTTCCTCCCTTCAAGGTCAGCACACCCAACACTTGGTTTACGTGACTCCGATTTCAAGAGAGACATTTCAGGGTCCTATTATCTTCCTTTCATTCGAACAGTTTCTCAGTCATGATTTCTCTTAAAACACACAGATGGCCTATAGACATGTAATCACATCTTTTCAGTCTGCACCTCCCACTCAAGCGCCTATCCATTCAAGATTTCTTCAGCTAACAAGTTTATTCTTTGCCTACTCCTCTGATCAGTTTATCAGACATCACACCGAAGGGCCAGTGGATCTGAGGTCTTCCCCTGATCCTCAAATTACCAggtttgtttccttgttaatAACGTTTTTTCTTCTACAACTGAAACAGAAGCTTCAGTGGCTAGTGCcccttcattcatttaaaagaaacGTCTCTGTAGTCAATAAACTGGGGCCATATGGACAACACGTCAGGGAAGAGACAAATGACTCCATTAGCCAAGGAGGGGTAGGACAATTTTCGTGCCGATACACAGTTACAAGGTTTCTGGAAGCTCCAGAGGGAACATTTTGTAAGTGAGATGGCCATTGCTATCTCTCCAGTGTACCGATGAGAAGTCTGAGCCTCCGTAGCTTACAGGGGCACAGGGGGAACTTACGGTGTGACGTACCATAGACCTTTGCTTCATCACAAGGCCCGTTTCTGGGAGAACCACAGGGGTAGGCAAGAAGCCGGGTCGGCATGATGGTGTGACCAACTCCTTGGGACAACTACACGTCTCTAAGACAGGAGACTTGGGGTCTACGAAAGAAGCACAAGAGCAAAGAGACAGGAGGAACGGGAAGGTGGGTGACTGACCTCTGAGTTTCAGAAGTGACTCGGAGTCTGACTAAAGACTTCGGCCAgcaagaaaaatttagaaaatgatggAGAAGTCTGGAGTCCTGAATGTTGCAAGCTATATAAACAAGTAGAAAgtgttttcctgttttaattttctgCAGGAAGGACTCTGCATGCTAATGCTTTTCTGGCTAAAACAGCAGGCCGATGTGCACCACTGGAGACCTGGGAGACACCCAAATCCTTGGGGAGATTGAGGGCTAATGCAGCTCTGACTGATTGTCCAGAAGAATACATGTTCTCTCTCCTGGCACTGACCCAAGTCTCTGCAAGCCTTATAGGTGAGGGTACTAGAGGCGGCTGGATCTGCTGGCGAACTCGTTTCTCCCGTCTTGTGCATCTCATGAATCTTTGCAGATCACCACTAGGAAGTAATGCCATAACGTCTTTTGGCTGAACCAAAAATCCTGACACTTCCCATTAACAAGACAGATACAGAAAGGTAGGTCCATGATCAATCCTTCCCACAACTTTGCAGTGTGCATATATTTTCTACCTTCTTGTGCCCACATACAGTGAATAAAGTTCATAGATCCTGCCCCCAGAAATTATTGTGTAGAATGGTACTTGCAGGCGGAGCTGTAACTAGCAATCTTAGTGCCAGGGGAGGCACAAAATATGCCCTCAGATTAACTTTCTGATTCATGTCTTGGCTCACGTGTCAGTGTTATTGATAATACCTACCATCTGGTAGCTTCCATTTTAACTATTACTCTTGCTAACTAGGTGTTAAGTGTAGTGATAGCGCATGCACATGCTGTTGAATCAGTTGCACAATCATTTTAAAACGTGGCACAAGGTAAAATTTCAGAGCCCTGGGGCAGAGCGGCCAGGCGGAGTTACAGCTCTGATTatggagcaggaagagagaggaagaaggagcagtCAATGACGGCAGAAATGTGAAGCAGAGAGGACTCATTAACTTATACATATCTACTGAGCGATTCTTACATGACAGGTACAATGGAGGAGATGAAGCTACAATAGTGAATAATTTAGATGTTCATGCAGTTACTTCCAATAGGAGGGAAGCTATCACAAAACCGGCATTTGTAATATAATACAGTAGGTCTGGAATGTTAATAACTGCAGGAGGTACCTACCCCAATGATGGTCACTAAAGACTCTCAAGGGAAGTATGACTAAGCCAAAATCTGAAAGAGGGGAATCAACCAGAAAAGCTGGGAGGTTGGAGGTTTCTGTGGCTTGAGATCCAGAGTCCAGACTAACACAGAACGTCCCCTGAAAAGCCTAAGGGCAGTGGACAAAGagcttttcattttagaaaagtgACAGTGACTTCAGTTTAGAAAATAACCGGAACTCAAGGCTAGACGAGCATTTAGGCTTTCACGGCAAGCCGGGTGAGAAATGGTGGGGGAATCTGTAATAAGAAAGTGGCGGTGGGTATAAGAGTAAGAAATATTTCTTGCACTTACTAAGTGCAGGAACGCTGCCAGGTTCCAGGTatacaacagtgaacaagatCCTGCTCTTGGAGATCTTACCTTATAATGGATCTTACACTATAGTGGAACAGGCAATAACTAACTCAGTATCTAATAATCTAATGTCAAGCAAACACCATGGGAATAAAGTTAGATGGATTAAGGCGATGGGTGTGTGCTCTATTTTAGAAACGATGAGCAGAGCAAGGCATCTCCAAGCAGAGATCTGAATGGGATAGAGGGTAAGTCATCTACAACATGGAAAGTAAGCATTTAGGCAGCCGGGACCTCAAAGCTCTCCTCTGGATAGATAAAGCTTGAGACACTGATTAGACACCGTGATGGAGACTGCTAATGTGTGGTCAAAATGCAAGTCTGAAGCTCAAGGGAGAGGTctggctgagagagagaggaatttgGGATCCATcagcaaaaaaaaatatgttattaagtATCTTTGACCTGAATGAGACCACCTAAGGATGAGTATAGAACTGTGCCCTGGGGCCCTGCAAAATTTAGatgtagaagaaaagagaaagaatgttctAGTTTCCGCATTGGAGAAGACCACTTAATAGAGGCTGGAAGAGATCATCAAAGAGCTCTTCCACGGAATCTGGCACAGTGACTGAGGTCGTTTGTAGAAAAAGACAGTGAGAAATAAGGCCAAAAAAGAGTCCAGCTTGTTGAATTTTAGTTGAATTTATCGATGAAAATGGTACTAGGCATTGGAGCATATGGGTTTGAAGCTCAAAAGGGAAATATGGGCTGGAGACAGATTTGTGCATCCGGCATCTAGGTCAAAAAATAAGGTCAGTGTGAGcctgaaaaaagagaagagatcagGGCAGAACTTTCAGAAAGACATTCATCGAATGTGGTTCAgcaggaaatgagaaagagatcTGAAAGGCTCAAGGGGAAGTTCGGGTTATTACAGAAAAGGAACATGCATTAGGACTTAGCAAATGAACGTGGCTAAGCTTCAACCCTGAGGCTAAGTTGAATAAGGTCTATGTTCTAAGAAGAACAGAGGCTCTgaagctaaaacaaaacacaccaagGCTGTAAGCTGAGTCGGACTATTTACTAGCCGCATAACTCTCTGTTACCCAACTTTTGGAGTTTCaacttccttatttataaaacaagGTCAACCGCATCTGCTTCACTGGATCTTGCAGAGTCTGGTATCTAACAGATGCTCGctactttctcctcttttttctctctctgcccggaAAGTTTGCATCAAGAAAGCAGAGCAGGCTAAGGAGAAATACTAAGAACGGGAATGTCTGGAGCAGGGTGCAGCTGTGGTGGTCAGAAGAGGCCACACCCAGAAGGTGACCTTGTGTGGACTTCGGTGAGGGTGAGGCTCAGACCCAGAATCCTCAAACTTTCAGAGCCGTGGGATCACCCAGGACACCTTGTTACAAGGCAAGTTCTCAAGACCTGCCCCCAGTTAGACGAGGTTAGGCATGGGGCCAGATGATACTaccttctttcccctcctttttcttcttttttttaatttaaattctaggtagttaacatacagtgaaatattggttttcaggagtagagttcagtgattcatcacttataaacaacacccagggctcatcgcAACAAGTGGCCTCTTTAGTGCCCACCGCCCGTCTAGCCCATCCCCgtccacctccctccatcaaccctcagtttgttctctattgttaa encodes:
- the C9H9orf57 gene encoding uncharacterized protein C9orf57 homolog, which encodes MRDGSNRYFFKSKPINLYNEEIHVQDVGGILCRLCNLSMPFHGCLLDFGTCKTKPGQYCIKQTHIRGGIQWYSISGCTDTQDDCFKKSKMSSGMRATYCCQRPLCNF